A stretch of the Haloarchaeobius salinus genome encodes the following:
- a CDS encoding MOSC domain-containing protein — translation MPTVASLRVYPVKSLDPLSLDAVDVNNGALRHDREYAIVDEEREFVNGKREPALHRIRSRYDPERRELSVREHRDDDWATFSMDAERGALNAWLSDFLDYPVSVVRDASGGMPDDTAADGPTVIARETAAEMAGWYDGIDTAEMLRRLRPNVVVEAGEAFWEDRLYADRGSVRQFTIGDVEFEGVQPCQRCVVPTRDPDTGAETADFQATFVERREATLPEWADRDWFDHYFRVMVNTRIPEASWGNVLHVGDAVELGDSRSDAP, via the coding sequence ATGCCGACCGTCGCGAGCCTCCGCGTCTACCCCGTCAAGTCGCTCGACCCGCTCTCACTCGACGCAGTCGACGTCAACAACGGCGCGCTCCGGCACGACCGCGAGTACGCCATCGTCGACGAGGAGCGCGAGTTCGTCAACGGCAAGCGAGAGCCCGCGCTCCACCGCATCCGGTCGCGGTACGACCCCGAGCGCCGCGAGCTGTCGGTCCGCGAGCACCGCGACGACGACTGGGCGACCTTCAGCATGGACGCCGAACGCGGCGCGCTGAACGCCTGGCTGAGCGACTTCCTCGACTATCCGGTCAGCGTCGTCCGCGACGCCTCCGGCGGGATGCCGGACGATACGGCGGCCGACGGACCGACGGTCATCGCCCGCGAGACGGCCGCCGAGATGGCCGGCTGGTACGACGGTATCGACACCGCGGAGATGCTCCGCCGACTCCGCCCGAACGTCGTCGTCGAGGCCGGCGAGGCGTTCTGGGAGGACCGGCTGTACGCCGACCGCGGCTCCGTCCGGCAGTTCACCATCGGTGACGTCGAGTTCGAGGGCGTCCAGCCCTGCCAGCGCTGCGTCGTTCCGACGCGGGACCCCGACACCGGTGCCGAGACGGCCGACTTCCAGGCGACGTTCGTCGAACGGCGGGAGGCGACGCTGCCCGAGTGGGCCGACCGCGACTGGTTCGACCACTACTTCCGGGTGATGGTCAACACCCGGATTCCGGAGGCGTCGTGGGGCAACGTGCTCCACGTCGGCGACGCCGTCGAACTGGGCGATTCAAGGTCGGACGCACCGTAG
- a CDS encoding alpha/beta fold hydrolase, producing the protein MATVEVDGHDIRYVEAGEGPPLLLLHGGIIDAGPVSWGEVIEPLSETFTVYAPDLLGYGDSDVPDVDYTIDRHARTMAGFCDELGIEDPSVCGLSLGGAVALGLALDTDVEVHRLVATSCFGLGTELPRGTFSYVLSRLPFLNRIAVALFRRSRGFTKASLGGIVHDTDTLSEECVDAVWEYARKPNACVAFRNFRRHEMTREGYVTNFTPRLDALDTPTLFVHGRHDEVVPVELAGRAAERAPDAELTVLEDCAHWPPREDPDRMVELLTEFCAGTTG; encoded by the coding sequence ATGGCGACGGTCGAGGTCGACGGACACGACATCCGGTACGTCGAGGCGGGCGAGGGACCACCACTCCTGTTGCTCCACGGCGGCATCATCGACGCCGGCCCGGTCTCGTGGGGCGAGGTGATCGAGCCGCTGTCGGAGACGTTCACCGTCTACGCACCGGACCTGCTCGGCTACGGCGACAGCGACGTCCCGGACGTCGACTACACAATCGACCGGCACGCCCGGACGATGGCGGGATTCTGCGACGAACTCGGCATCGAGGACCCGTCGGTCTGCGGGCTCTCGCTGGGCGGTGCGGTCGCGCTGGGTCTCGCGCTGGACACCGACGTCGAGGTCCACCGGCTCGTCGCGACGAGCTGCTTCGGGCTCGGCACCGAACTCCCGCGTGGAACGTTCTCGTACGTGCTCTCCCGGCTACCGTTCCTCAACCGGATCGCGGTCGCGCTGTTCCGGCGGAGTCGCGGGTTCACGAAGGCGAGCCTCGGCGGTATCGTCCACGACACGGATACGCTCTCTGAGGAGTGCGTCGACGCGGTCTGGGAGTACGCCCGCAAACCCAACGCCTGCGTCGCGTTCCGGAACTTCCGGAGACACGAGATGACGCGGGAGGGCTACGTGACGAACTTCACGCCGCGGCTCGACGCGCTCGACACCCCGACGCTGTTCGTCCACGGGCGACACGACGAGGTGGTCCCGGTCGAACTCGCCGGGCGGGCGGCTGAACGGGCACCGGACGCCGAGCTGACGGTGCTGGAGGACTGCGCGCACTGGCCGCCGCGGGAGGACCCGGACCGGATGGTCGAGCTGCTGACCGAGTTCTGCGCCGGGACGACCGGCTGA
- a CDS encoding DUF7839 domain-containing protein translates to MAPDADPEEELSVLQSKRNATRYQILSEIAERQPAVSQQEIADEIGVTAQAVSDYLQDLVERDYVRKLGRGRYEVSKEGVDWLISRTEDLREYVTHVSEEVIGQVDAETAVADDDIEEGLTVTMSMRDGVMRAATDGDGSATAVAVTSADPGQDVGVTDFEGVLDYELGTVTVVSVPRVAKGGSSAVDPAALADHAGTHDLLAVSGTESLVACSEADLEPDIRFGTAEAVTEAATKGLTVLLVVVTDELSRHTDRLRDGNIGYEVVDAADL, encoded by the coding sequence ATGGCCCCCGACGCCGACCCAGAGGAGGAACTGAGCGTCCTCCAGAGCAAGCGCAACGCGACGCGCTACCAGATACTCTCGGAGATCGCGGAGCGCCAGCCCGCGGTCAGCCAGCAGGAGATCGCGGACGAGATCGGTGTCACGGCACAGGCGGTGAGCGACTACCTCCAGGACCTCGTCGAGCGCGACTACGTCCGCAAGCTCGGACGCGGCCGCTACGAGGTCAGCAAGGAGGGCGTGGACTGGCTCATCTCGCGCACCGAGGACCTCCGCGAGTACGTCACCCACGTCTCCGAGGAGGTCATCGGGCAGGTCGACGCCGAGACCGCCGTCGCGGACGACGACATCGAGGAGGGACTGACGGTGACGATGTCGATGCGCGACGGCGTCATGCGGGCCGCGACCGACGGTGACGGCAGTGCGACGGCCGTGGCGGTCACGAGCGCCGACCCCGGCCAGGACGTGGGTGTGACGGACTTCGAGGGCGTGCTCGACTACGAGCTCGGGACGGTGACCGTCGTCTCGGTACCGCGGGTCGCCAAGGGCGGCTCGTCGGCCGTCGACCCGGCCGCTCTCGCGGACCACGCCGGCACCCACGACCTGCTCGCTGTGTCGGGCACGGAGTCGCTGGTGGCCTGCTCCGAGGCCGACCTCGAACCGGACATCCGCTTCGGGACCGCCGAAGCCGTCACCGAGGCGGCGACGAAGGGCCTGACCGTGCTGCTGGTGGTCGTCACGGACGAACTCTCGCGGCACACCGACCGGCTCCGCGACGGCAACATCGGCTACGAGGTCGTGGACGCCGCCGACCTCTGA